One genomic segment of Eikenella corrodens includes these proteins:
- a CDS encoding roadblock/LC7 domain-containing protein, whose protein sequence is MQQQLVSSVLSDLNSSSVDITASAVISSDGLPIASMLQGNIDPDRVGAMSAALLALGNRTTKELLCGELEQVIVKGTDGYILLIQAGEDTVLVVTARESAKLGLILLDARRAARSIVDLESS, encoded by the coding sequence ATGCAACAACAATTAGTTTCTTCCGTATTGAGCGATTTGAACAGTTCGTCTGTTGATATTACCGCTTCCGCCGTTATTTCTAGTGACGGTTTGCCGATTGCCTCCATGCTCCAGGGCAATATCGACCCGGATCGCGTGGGCGCGATGTCTGCTGCTCTGCTGGCCTTGGGTAACCGTACTACCAAAGAGCTGCTGTGCGGCGAATTGGAGCAGGTGATTGTGAAAGGCACTGATGGCTATATCCTGCTGATTCAGGCCGGTGAAGACACCGTACTGGTAGTAACCGCACGCGAAAGCGCCAAATTGGGCCTAATTCTGCTCGATGCCCGCCGTGCAGCTCGTAGCATTGTGGATTTGGAAAGCAGCTAA
- the recN gene encoding DNA repair protein RecN, producing MLLALSLRDFVIVEQLHLDFQPGFTVLTGETGAGKSITLDALSLLLGDKADYSQIRHGCPEAQLSALFDLSGLPALRAELCEQGLLGADEVELSIRRTIDSKGRSRSFINNQAATLAQLRQIGSRLVDIHGQSAHHSLNSEAVQRDLLDAFAGSKPLAEQVQAAYRQWRQAQENLAMAEAEGERLAEERERLAWQVGEMEKLAPVEGEWAQLSQSYDSLAHAAELLQAAEEVAAHIDGDNGLHSLAGRCRRQLESLSGIEPRFAESLAMLDSIEAELGEISSHMHSVAARAEINPAELAAQEERMAELMSAARRHRIEPEELPARLAQLQQDLADSEAAADIEALREQVRLAEAAYLQPARELSAQRQQAAAKLAEETTEHMQQLSMRGARFHIELIPCEAQAYGLEQVQFQVAANQGSPLRPLNKVASGGELARISLALQVTASQYTQIPTLIFDEVDSGIGGGVAETVGRALRTLGRQHQVLAVTHLPQVAACGAQHWQVSKHSGGGQTVSTIRELEGSARIEEIARMLGGETLTDTTRRHAAEMLEMAAAE from the coding sequence ATGCTGCTTGCCCTCTCTTTGCGCGATTTTGTGATTGTTGAGCAACTCCATCTGGATTTCCAGCCCGGTTTTACCGTGCTCACCGGCGAAACCGGTGCCGGCAAATCCATCACGCTCGATGCGCTCAGCCTGCTGCTCGGCGACAAGGCCGACTACAGCCAAATCCGCCACGGCTGCCCTGAAGCGCAGCTTTCCGCCCTGTTTGATTTGAGCGGCTTGCCCGCATTGCGCGCCGAACTCTGCGAACAAGGCCTGCTCGGCGCAGACGAGGTCGAGCTTTCCATCCGCCGCACCATCGACAGCAAAGGCCGCAGCCGCAGCTTCATCAATAATCAGGCCGCCACCCTGGCCCAACTGCGCCAAATCGGCAGCCGCCTGGTGGACATCCACGGCCAAAGCGCGCACCACTCGCTCAACAGCGAAGCCGTGCAGCGCGATCTGCTGGATGCTTTTGCCGGCAGCAAACCATTGGCCGAGCAAGTGCAAGCCGCTTATCGGCAATGGCGGCAGGCGCAGGAGAATTTGGCTATGGCCGAGGCCGAGGGCGAACGTTTGGCCGAAGAGCGCGAACGGCTGGCCTGGCAGGTGGGCGAAATGGAAAAACTCGCCCCGGTGGAAGGGGAATGGGCGCAGCTTTCGCAAAGCTACGACAGCTTGGCGCACGCTGCCGAATTGTTGCAGGCTGCCGAAGAAGTGGCCGCCCACATCGACGGCGACAACGGCCTGCACAGCCTGGCCGGGCGCTGCCGACGCCAGCTGGAAAGTCTCTCCGGCATCGAACCGCGTTTTGCCGAAAGCCTGGCAATGCTGGATAGTATCGAAGCCGAGTTGGGCGAAATCAGCAGCCACATGCACAGCGTGGCCGCCCGTGCCGAAATCAACCCCGCCGAATTGGCCGCGCAGGAAGAGCGCATGGCCGAACTGATGTCTGCCGCCCGCCGCCACCGCATCGAGCCCGAAGAGCTGCCTGCCCGCCTGGCACAGCTGCAGCAGGATTTGGCCGATTCCGAAGCCGCCGCCGACATCGAAGCCCTGCGCGAACAGGTGCGCCTGGCCGAAGCCGCCTATTTGCAGCCCGCGCGCGAGCTATCCGCCCAAAGGCAGCAGGCCGCCGCCAAACTGGCCGAAGAAACCACTGAGCATATGCAGCAGCTTTCCATGCGCGGCGCACGTTTTCACATCGAGCTCATTCCGTGCGAAGCGCAGGCATACGGGCTGGAGCAGGTGCAGTTTCAGGTAGCCGCCAATCAAGGCAGCCCCTTGCGGCCGTTGAACAAAGTCGCTTCCGGCGGCGAACTGGCCCGCATCAGCCTGGCCCTGCAGGTCACCGCCAGCCAATACACGCAGATTCCCACCCTGATTTTTGACGAAGTAGACAGCGGCATCGGCGGCGGCGTGGCCGAAACCGTCGGCCGCGCCCTGCGCACGTTGGGGCGGCAGCACCAAGTGCTCGCCGTTACCCACCTGCCACAAGTGGCCGCCTGTGGCGCACAGCATTGGCAGGTAAGCAAACACAGCGGCGGCGGCCAAACCGTGAGCACCATTCGCGAGCTCGAAGGCAGTGCGCGCATCGAAGAAATCGCCCGCATGCTCGGCGGCGAAACCCTCACCGACACCACCCGCCGCCATGCCGCCGAAATGCTGGAAATGGCGGCAGCAGAGTAG
- the ftsY gene encoding signal recognition particle-docking protein FtsY codes for MVFGFFRKRKAQPTSPQQEAELVQAVEEAVQTEEVAMQSTSETAEQATAQTPAAEIAVTELELTDLATEISAHELASIEEADAEVLPAQPEVLAEQSLVETQADKITDAVPTVEVVEQVAGETSVVTAEAAASIDEHDSDAQAGNEPAFSEQTAAESVAPSSTDIHKAAVEPVSEQPTLLGWAARLKQGLSKSRQQMAKSLAGVFGGGKIDEDLYEELETVLLTSDMGIEATEHLMEEVRQRVSLRGLKDGEELRGALKEAIYELIKPLEQPLALPADKRPFVIMLAGINGAGKTTSIGKLAKYFQAQGKSVLLAAGDTFRAAAREQLAEWGERNGVTVISQASGDSAAVCFDAVEAAKARGIDIVLADTAGRLPTQTHLMEEIKKVKRVLQKSMPDAPHEIVVVLDANIGQNAVNQVIAFDDALGLTGLIVTKLDGTAKGGVLAALASRRPVPVRFIGVGEGIDDLRPFNAREFVDALL; via the coding sequence ATGGTTTTTGGATTTTTTAGAAAGCGCAAAGCGCAACCCACATCCCCGCAACAGGAAGCCGAGTTGGTACAGGCGGTTGAAGAAGCAGTGCAAACCGAAGAGGTTGCGATGCAATCTACATCAGAAACAGCAGAGCAAGCTACTGCCCAAACGCCTGCTGCTGAAATTGCTGTGACTGAGTTGGAGTTGACTGATTTAGCTACCGAAATATCGGCACACGAGCTCGCAAGCATAGAAGAAGCAGATGCTGAAGTATTGCCCGCACAACCGGAAGTTTTGGCTGAACAATCTCTTGTTGAAACACAAGCAGATAAAATCACTGATGCCGTGCCGACTGTAGAAGTAGTAGAGCAAGTAGCGGGCGAAACATCTGTTGTTACAGCTGAAGCAGCTGCTTCGATTGATGAACACGACTCTGATGCTCAGGCAGGCAACGAGCCAGCATTCAGTGAGCAGACAGCGGCAGAATCAGTTGCTCCATCAAGTACCGACATCCATAAAGCCGCTGTCGAGCCAGTTTCAGAGCAGCCAACCTTGCTTGGCTGGGCTGCCCGCCTCAAGCAAGGCTTGAGCAAATCGCGCCAGCAGATGGCCAAATCGCTGGCCGGCGTGTTTGGCGGTGGCAAGATAGACGAAGACCTGTATGAAGAGCTGGAAACCGTGCTGCTCACCAGCGATATGGGCATCGAAGCCACCGAGCATCTGATGGAAGAAGTGCGCCAACGCGTGAGCCTGCGCGGCCTGAAAGACGGCGAAGAACTGCGCGGCGCATTGAAAGAAGCCATCTACGAGCTGATTAAACCGCTGGAACAACCGCTGGCCTTGCCCGCAGACAAACGGCCGTTTGTGATTATGCTCGCCGGCATCAACGGCGCGGGCAAAACCACTTCTATCGGCAAGTTAGCCAAATATTTCCAAGCTCAGGGCAAAAGCGTGCTGCTGGCCGCCGGCGATACTTTCCGCGCCGCTGCCCGCGAGCAACTGGCCGAATGGGGCGAGCGCAACGGCGTTACCGTGATTTCCCAAGCTTCCGGCGATTCTGCCGCCGTCTGTTTCGATGCCGTGGAAGCCGCCAAAGCGCGCGGTATTGACATCGTGCTGGCCGACACCGCCGGTCGCCTGCCCACGCAAACCCATTTGATGGAAGAAATCAAAAAAGTGAAGCGCGTGTTGCAAAAATCCATGCCCGACGCGCCGCATGAAATCGTGGTGGTGCTGGATGCCAATATCGGCCAGAATGCTGTGAACCAAGTGATTGCCTTCGATGACGCTCTGGGGCTCACCGGCCTCATCGTCACCAAGCTCGACGGCACGGCCAAAGGCGGCGTGCTGGCTGCGCTGGCCAGCCGCCGCCCCGTGCCGGTGCGCTTTATCGGCGTGGGCGAGGGCATCGACGACTTGCGCCCGTTTAACGCCCGCGAGTTTGTAGACGCACTGCTGTAA
- a CDS encoding GTP-binding protein, whose translation MAENKIIFTGPVGVGKTTAIAALSDDPPIKTDARASDMTTSMKSHTTVAMDYGVIHLDEKTKVHLYGTPGQERFDFMWDILSQGSMGLVLLLDNTRSNPLKDLKFFLDSFSDLLKTAPVVVGVTKMDLKATPGIEVYQKYLLQYGMNVPVFEIDARNENDVKQLVTAMLYSIDPGLEV comes from the coding sequence ATGGCAGAGAATAAGATTATTTTTACAGGCCCGGTCGGCGTGGGGAAAACTACCGCTATTGCTGCACTGTCGGACGACCCGCCGATCAAGACCGATGCCCGTGCATCTGATATGACGACCTCCATGAAAAGCCACACCACCGTGGCCATGGACTACGGCGTGATTCACTTGGATGAAAAAACCAAAGTGCATTTGTACGGTACGCCTGGGCAGGAACGCTTTGATTTCATGTGGGATATTCTGAGCCAAGGCAGTATGGGCTTGGTGTTGCTGCTGGATAATACCCGTTCCAATCCTTTGAAAGATCTGAAGTTCTTCTTGGATTCATTCAGCGATTTGCTCAAAACCGCCCCTGTGGTTGTTGGTGTAACCAAGATGGATTTGAAAGCCACGCCGGGTATCGAGGTATACCAGAAATATCTGTTGCAATACGGCATGAACGTGCCAGTATTTGAAATTGATGCTCGTAACGAAAACGATGTGAAACAGCTGGTTACAGCTATGCTGTATTCAATTGATCCTGGTTTAGAGGTATAA
- the mltA gene encoding murein transglycosylase A produces MAGKFLSSRNGWLLLLALLLGGCFFHSRSKPSGGGVGAMPALPPGQRYTEGYQHRVSGSPAGYKAVSFAALPQWPQQDFAASLNAFRKSCTALKNKLQWQNVCAQADRVGSQSAAARQFFEQYFTPWEVSHNGQLGGTITGYYEPVLHGSARQTSQARFPIYGLPADLVTVPLAGAPQSGTVRIQLTGRNSGQIAANGEYTANLADFPGREKSRSLKGRVSGSRFVPYYTRAQINAGAVNGSAPVLAYADDPVELFFLHIQGSGRIRTPDGRYIRLGFADKNDHPYISIGRYMANKGYLPLAQTSMPKIRDWLRAHPDKLAEVLGQNPSYVFFRQLPDGNDGPIGSLGVPLSGGYSGAVDKRFITLGAPLFLATAHPETGHALNRLIMAQDTGSAINGAVRVDFFWGYGDEAGRVAGRMKQTGYVWLLLPNGVLP; encoded by the coding sequence ATGGCAGGAAAATTTCTTTCTTCTCGTAACGGCTGGCTGCTGCTGTTGGCATTGCTGCTGGGCGGCTGTTTTTTTCATAGCCGGTCCAAGCCTTCTGGCGGCGGTGTCGGTGCTATGCCGGCTTTGCCGCCCGGGCAGCGTTATACAGAAGGCTATCAGCACCGGGTTTCAGGTAGCCCGGCAGGGTATAAGGCGGTGTCGTTTGCGGCGTTGCCCCAGTGGCCGCAGCAGGATTTTGCGGCTAGCTTGAATGCGTTTCGCAAAAGTTGTACTGCTTTGAAAAACAAGCTGCAATGGCAGAATGTGTGCGCCCAGGCCGACAGGGTGGGCAGTCAGTCTGCAGCGGCTAGGCAGTTTTTCGAGCAATATTTCACGCCGTGGGAAGTGAGCCACAATGGGCAGTTGGGCGGCACGATAACCGGCTACTACGAGCCGGTGTTGCACGGCAGCGCACGGCAAACGTCGCAGGCGCGCTTCCCAATTTATGGCTTACCCGCTGATTTGGTTACTGTGCCGTTGGCTGGTGCACCGCAATCAGGAACGGTGCGTATCCAACTCACCGGCCGCAACAGTGGCCAAATTGCCGCTAATGGTGAATACACGGCCAATCTGGCTGATTTCCCGGGGCGCGAGAAGAGCCGGTCTTTGAAAGGACGGGTTTCAGGTAGCCGCTTTGTGCCGTATTACACCCGTGCGCAAATCAATGCCGGCGCGGTAAACGGCAGTGCGCCGGTGTTGGCTTATGCCGATGATCCGGTTGAATTGTTTTTCCTGCATATCCAAGGTTCCGGCCGAATCCGTACGCCGGACGGGCGCTATATCCGCCTTGGGTTTGCCGATAAAAACGACCATCCCTATATTTCTATCGGCCGCTATATGGCCAATAAAGGTTATTTGCCGTTAGCGCAAACCAGTATGCCGAAAATCCGTGATTGGTTGCGTGCACATCCGGATAAACTGGCTGAGGTGTTGGGTCAAAACCCCAGTTATGTATTTTTCCGCCAACTGCCGGATGGCAATGACGGGCCGATTGGTTCGTTGGGTGTGCCGCTGAGCGGTGGTTATTCCGGCGCGGTTGATAAACGCTTCATCACTTTGGGCGCGCCACTGTTTCTGGCCACTGCGCATCCTGAAACCGGCCATGCGCTCAACCGCCTGATTATGGCGCAAGACACTGGCAGTGCTATCAACGGCGCAGTGCGTGTGGACTTTTTTTGGGGTTATGGCGATGAGGCGGGTAGAGTGGCCGGCCGCATGAAGCAGACAGGCTATGTTTGGCTGCTGTTGCCTAACGGGGTGTTGCCGTGA
- a CDS encoding roadblock/LC7 domain-containing protein: protein MDSTLLLQPNLYPRVTPAGAYYAVSNKGQSASRTLLGGILQAGEQETVSRENVLRWAQTNDIDAALNLLYRMQRLEFLYGEDEPDKKTDLLSGTGLPNILMHLSDVQKALLVDQDGFYFSSSGFNHEAAEEIAVLASEAVRLYEQHSLLIKNNLNIYHNAVGICDPSGQSELTFFPLYIGDLKFILVTGGVPQLHKDEFVSLVRALYQIVDSANQIETF, encoded by the coding sequence ATGGATTCGACACTACTTTTGCAGCCTAATCTATACCCACGAGTAACTCCTGCCGGCGCATATTATGCGGTTTCCAATAAAGGCCAAAGCGCTAGCCGTACTCTACTGGGCGGTATTCTACAAGCTGGTGAGCAGGAAACCGTTAGCCGGGAAAATGTATTGCGCTGGGCGCAAACCAACGATATTGATGCCGCACTCAACTTGTTGTATCGCATGCAGCGTTTGGAATTTTTGTATGGCGAAGACGAGCCGGACAAGAAAACCGACTTACTCAGCGGTACCGGCCTGCCCAATATCCTGATGCATCTTTCTGATGTGCAAAAAGCATTGTTGGTGGATCAAGACGGTTTCTATTTCTCCAGTTCCGGTTTCAACCACGAAGCTGCCGAAGAAATCGCTGTGCTGGCCAGTGAAGCCGTGCGTTTGTATGAACAGCACAGTCTTCTGATTAAGAATAACCTGAACATCTACCACAACGCGGTGGGCATTTGCGATCCGTCCGGCCAGAGCGAGCTGACCTTTTTCCCGCTGTATATCGGTGATTTGAAATTTATCCTAGTGACCGGCGGCGTGCCGCAGTTGCATAAAGATGAATTTGTATCTTTGGTGCGGGCGCTGTATCAAATCGTTGATTCTGCGAACCAAATTGAAACATTCTAA